The Bacteroidota bacterium genome includes a window with the following:
- the kbl gene encoding glycine C-acetyltransferase: protein MFDTLKPQLQAEIKNIKEAGLFKEERIIITPQAADIKIAGGKEVINFCANNYLGLSSHPRVIAAAHKAIDSHGFGMSSVRFICGTQDIHKELEQKISEFLGTEDTILYAAAFDANGGVFEPLFNEEDAIISDELNHASIIDGVRLCKAQRYRYLNNDMADLEAKLQETQHLRNRIIVTDGVFSMDGTIAQLDKINELAIKYKALILVDECHASGFIGKTGRGTTEHCNVIGQIDIITGTLGKALGGASGGFTSGKKEIIEILRQRSRPYLFSNTLAPSIVGASIEVFDMLKETTELRDKLETNTLYFRNKLTEAGFDIKPGVHPIVPIMLYDAKLSQDFASKLLEEGIYVIGFYFPVVAKGKARIRTQISAGHEMHHLDKAIAAFTKVGKELGVIK from the coding sequence CCACAACTACAAGCCGAAATTAAAAATATAAAAGAGGCTGGACTGTTCAAAGAAGAACGCATTATTATTACACCGCAAGCGGCCGATATAAAAATTGCAGGCGGCAAAGAAGTGATTAATTTTTGTGCCAATAACTACTTAGGCCTAAGCAGCCACCCACGGGTGATAGCGGCTGCCCACAAAGCTATAGACTCACACGGATTTGGAATGAGTAGTGTACGTTTTATATGCGGCACACAAGATATACATAAAGAACTTGAGCAAAAAATTTCTGAATTTTTGGGTACCGAGGATACCATACTATATGCTGCCGCATTCGATGCAAATGGTGGTGTATTCGAGCCTTTATTTAATGAGGAAGATGCTATCATATCTGACGAATTAAATCATGCTTCTATTATAGATGGAGTTCGCCTTTGCAAAGCACAACGTTATCGCTATTTGAATAATGATATGGCCGACCTCGAAGCAAAGCTTCAAGAAACACAGCACTTGCGTAACCGTATTATAGTAACCGACGGAGTATTCTCGATGGACGGAACCATTGCACAACTAGACAAAATAAATGAGCTTGCCATTAAATATAAAGCTTTGATTTTGGTTGACGAATGCCATGCTTCAGGATTTATTGGTAAAACTGGTCGCGGTACTACAGAACACTGTAATGTAATCGGGCAAATAGATATTATAACAGGAACGCTGGGCAAAGCCTTGGGTGGTGCGTCTGGCGGTTTCACTTCTGGCAAAAAAGAGATTATTGAAATATTGCGTCAACGTTCGCGTCCTTATTTATTTTCAAATACGCTTGCTCCAAGTATTGTAGGGGCTTCTATTGAAGTGTTTGATATGCTTAAAGAAACTACTGAATTGCGTGACAAGTTAGAAACAAATACATTATACTTCCGCAACAAACTGACCGAAGCAGGATTTGATATAAAACCTGGTGTGCATCCTATAGTTCCTATTATGTTATATGATGCTAAATTGAGCCAAGATTTTGCAAGCAAATTATTGGAAGAAGGCATATATGTTATTGGCTTTTATTTCCCTGTCGTAGCAAAAGGAAAAGCCCGCATTCGTACGCAAATATCTGCTGGGCACGAGATGCACCACTTGGATAAAGCGATTGCTGCATTTACCAAAGTGGGTAAGGAATTGGGAGTGATAAAGTAA
- a CDS encoding transglycosylase SLT domain-containing protein yields MTKTMRLLAASFSICWFASTADAQAPVASLTTRPNSDIVMGHLDSAMAIFHDKHYSFKDDIEKLNIYGFDTTDVPTYSTDVISYRLDMLESPIPLTYNQYVKGYIDLYAVKKKKLTQHILTWSSYYFPMFEQILDQQGLPLEFKYLAVIESALNPHAQSWCGATGLWQFMYGTGLMYGLKINGYVDERKDPIKATYAACQYFKDMYARYGDWLLVIAAYNCGPGNVDRAVRLSGGSHNFWTIMNYLPMETRGYVPAFIGATYVLNYHKEHNIFPFAQPVDFVTDTVHVDSKVTFAQLSKSLDMTQEQLMMLNPSYKQNMVPFTTNEKTHVIRLPYDKAISFADLKENIFASEIQNPSSNYAYYNPRAVSPVKQITYPKKVKKNGNVSHRVKNGEGLYNIATKYGVTMVEIKRWNGLKNNYIYPGQNLSIWARK; encoded by the coding sequence ATGACAAAAACAATGAGACTCCTTGCTGCAAGCTTCAGTATTTGCTGGTTTGCAAGCACCGCAGACGCTCAGGCACCCGTTGCATCCCTTACCACTCGCCCTAACAGCGATATTGTGATGGGGCATTTAGATAGTGCAATGGCCATTTTCCACGACAAGCATTATTCATTTAAAGACGATATAGAAAAACTTAACATCTATGGCTTTGATACCACTGATGTGCCTACTTATTCTACCGATGTTATTTCCTACAGGCTCGACATGCTTGAATCGCCTATACCTTTAACCTATAACCAATATGTAAAAGGCTATATTGATTTATATGCGGTGAAAAAGAAAAAACTTACCCAACATATCTTAACTTGGTCTTCTTACTATTTCCCGATGTTCGAGCAGATACTTGACCAACAAGGTTTGCCTCTTGAGTTTAAATACTTGGCCGTTATAGAATCAGCTCTCAACCCACATGCACAATCGTGGTGCGGTGCTACTGGGCTATGGCAGTTTATGTACGGAACAGGATTGATGTACGGACTCAAAATAAATGGCTATGTGGACGAACGTAAAGACCCAATTAAAGCTACGTATGCGGCTTGCCAGTACTTTAAAGATATGTATGCCCGCTATGGCGATTGGTTGCTGGTAATAGCAGCCTATAATTGTGGCCCAGGCAATGTAGACAGAGCCGTGAGGCTTTCTGGCGGTTCGCATAATTTCTGGACTATTATGAACTACCTTCCCATGGAAACCCGTGGCTATGTACCCGCTTTTATTGGGGCTACTTATGTGTTGAATTACCATAAAGAACATAATATATTCCCCTTTGCCCAACCGGTCGATTTTGTGACTGATACCGTGCATGTGGATAGCAAAGTTACTTTTGCACAGCTTTCTAAATCGTTGGATATGACGCAAGAGCAATTGATGATGCTCAACCCTTCTTACAAACAAAATATGGTGCCCTTTACCACCAATGAGAAGACCCACGTAATTCGTTTGCCCTATGACAAAGCCATTTCGTTTGCCGATTTGAAAGAAAATATATTTGCAAGCGAAATACAAAACCCTTCCAGTAACTATGCCTACTATAATCCCCGTGCGGTATCGCCTGTAAAGCAAATTACCTATCCCAAAAAAGTCAAGAAAAACGGAAATGTTTCTCACCGTGTGAAAAACGGAGAAGGTTTATATAATATAGCTACCAAGTATGGTGTGACCATGGTAGAGATAAAACGATGGAACGGTCTTAAAAATAATTATATATATCCCGGACAGAACTTATCAATCTGGGCAAGAAAATAA
- a CDS encoding SIMPL domain-containing protein (The SIMPL domain is named for its presence in mouse protein SIMPL (signalling molecule that associates with mouse pelle-like kinase). Bacterial member BP26, from Brucella, was shown to assemble into a channel-like structure, while YggE from E. coli has been associated with resistance to oxidative stress.), with amino-acid sequence MKKTILKVLPFLLVSLSFLFSCMYLGKSWLNSKKQHLGISVTGLSSKDFVSDLVTWNASFTRKDMNMQSAFAQLKKDAETVKAWLVEHNIKLEEIVFSAVDMSKEFDYVPVGTGNQTRQQFAGYSLRQTVTIESKNLEKVITASREVTGLIEQGLELSSNAPDFYYTKLSDLKIEMLAQATKDGRIRAEQIAKNAGNGLGKLKSADMGIFQITGRNSNENYSWGGTFNTSNKDKTATITVKLEFEID; translated from the coding sequence GTGAAAAAGACTATCCTCAAAGTGCTGCCATTCCTACTGGTTTCCCTATCATTTTTATTTTCGTGCATGTATTTGGGCAAGTCATGGCTCAATAGCAAAAAACAACACTTGGGAATAAGCGTTACGGGCTTATCCAGCAAGGACTTTGTGAGCGATTTGGTTACTTGGAATGCCTCGTTTACCCGCAAGGATATGAATATGCAAAGTGCCTTTGCTCAATTGAAGAAAGATGCAGAAACGGTAAAGGCATGGTTGGTTGAGCACAATATAAAACTAGAAGAAATTGTTTTTTCGGCTGTGGACATGAGCAAAGAGTTTGATTACGTGCCCGTGGGAACTGGGAATCAAACCCGCCAACAATTTGCTGGCTATAGTTTAAGACAAACAGTAACTATTGAATCGAAAAACTTGGAAAAAGTAATCACTGCCAGTAGAGAGGTTACAGGACTTATTGAGCAAGGTTTGGAGCTTAGCTCTAACGCTCCCGATTTTTATTATACTAAGCTCAGCGATTTGAAAATAGAAATGCTAGCACAAGCCACCAAAGATGGTAGAATTCGTGCTGAACAAATCGCAAAAAATGCGGGTAATGGTTTGGGCAAACTTAAAAGTGCTGATATGGGAATTTTTCAAATCACAGGAAGAAACAGCAACGAGAATTATTCTTGGGGCGGAACGTTCAATACATCCAACAAAGATAAAACGGCAACTATAACTGTAAAGTTGGAGTTTGAAATTGACTAA
- the rluF gene encoding 23S rRNA pseudouridine(2604) synthase RluF, translating to MSENEINTVRLNKAISDTGFCSRREADKIIEQGRVTINDKKGVLGDRVTKDDIIKVDSKPLNQPQKTIYIAFNKPKGITCTTERHIENNIIDYINHKQRIFPIGRLDKESEGLIFLTNDGNIVNKILRAGNNHEKEYIVTVNKAITPNFITKMGNGVPVLDTVTSKCVVKQESKLVFRIILTQGLNRQIRRMCEYLDYEVVKLKRIRIMNINLDNIPLGQWRNFTKAELDDVQKLIADSVKTQEGSIIPFLKL from the coding sequence ATGAGCGAAAACGAAATCAATACGGTTCGATTAAATAAAGCTATAAGTGACACGGGCTTCTGCTCTAGGCGTGAGGCTGACAAAATTATAGAGCAGGGGCGTGTAACCATCAATGATAAAAAAGGTGTTTTAGGTGATAGAGTCACCAAAGATGATATTATCAAGGTAGATAGTAAACCATTAAACCAACCTCAGAAAACTATATATATTGCGTTTAATAAGCCCAAGGGAATTACTTGCACTACCGAAAGGCATATAGAAAATAATATTATAGATTATATCAATCATAAGCAACGCATTTTCCCTATTGGCAGGCTAGACAAGGAGTCTGAAGGATTGATATTCCTAACTAACGACGGCAACATCGTCAATAAAATTTTGCGTGCCGGCAATAACCATGAGAAAGAATATATAGTTACCGTAAACAAAGCTATCACTCCTAACTTTATAACAAAGATGGGGAATGGTGTTCCTGTATTAGATACAGTTACGTCAAAATGTGTAGTGAAACAGGAAAGTAAATTGGTGTTTCGTATTATACTCACCCAAGGACTCAACAGACAAATACGAAGGATGTGCGAATACCTCGATTATGAAGTTGTAAAACTAAAACGCATTCGTATTATGAATATAAATTTAGATAATATTCCTTTGGGGCAATGGCGAAATTTTACCAAAGCTGAGTTGGATGATGTACAAAAGCTGATTGCTGATTCTGTGAAGACTCAAGAAGGATCTATTATACCATTTCTTAAACTATAA